Proteins from a genomic interval of Streptomyces fodineus:
- a CDS encoding GNAT family N-acetyltransferase yields the protein MNGTFPNVSISTERLVLRPFEESDIEAFAEMMNDELVTTWTSVPQPYTAADARAWITAQAPAERADGRGIVFAVDEFLTQRLVGTVHLSHTDWRVRSTEIAYVIAPWARGEGYACEAALATAQWLFHDQKFERLELRTAADNTASQQVAQKIGCISEGVLRGAWIARSRTADGTWADVRTDVIVWSLLPEDLSGTGGQPADAGGFTSYSDWN from the coding sequence ATGAACGGCACCTTTCCCAACGTCTCCATCAGCACGGAGAGGTTGGTCCTGCGCCCCTTCGAGGAGTCGGACATCGAGGCCTTCGCCGAGATGATGAACGACGAACTGGTCACCACCTGGACCTCCGTCCCCCAGCCCTACACCGCGGCCGACGCCCGCGCCTGGATCACCGCGCAGGCCCCGGCCGAACGCGCCGACGGCCGAGGCATCGTGTTCGCCGTCGACGAGTTCCTCACCCAGCGCCTGGTCGGCACCGTCCATCTGAGCCACACCGACTGGCGGGTGCGCTCGACGGAGATCGCCTACGTCATCGCCCCGTGGGCCCGCGGCGAGGGCTATGCCTGCGAGGCGGCTCTGGCCACCGCGCAGTGGCTGTTCCACGACCAGAAGTTCGAGCGCCTGGAACTGCGCACCGCCGCCGACAACACCGCCTCCCAGCAGGTCGCGCAGAAGATCGGCTGCATCAGCGAGGGTGTACTGCGGGGTGCCTGGATAGCGCGCAGCAGGACAGCGGACGGGACGTGGGCGGATGTCCGCACCGACGTCATCGTCTGGAGCCTGCTGCCGGAGGACCTGTCCGGCACCGGCGGGCAGCCGGCCGACGCGGGCGGTTTCACCTCGTACTCGGACTGGAACTGA
- the cbiE gene encoding precorrin-6y C5,15-methyltransferase (decarboxylating) subunit CbiE: protein MADRVTVIGWDGSPLTGAARAALGAATLVAGAAHHLALPEVPPTAERIRLGSVALAARRIAAHRGTAVVFADGDPGFFGVVRTLRAPEFGLEVEVVPAVSSVAAAFARAGMPWDDAQVVVAHPRTLRRAVNVCRAHTKVAVLTAPGAGPAELGLLLEGVHRTFVICEELGTEREQVTVVTSENAADHSWRDPNVVIVIGGPAGAGESGGWIAGRDPGAGPRGWVQPDETYGDGPGGLGEGERELLRAAQLARLGPRVGDLVWDIGCGSGAFAAEAARAGAAVIAVDRDPRACARTDTAARRYGVQLQVVQGTAPHVLENLPEPDVVRVGGGGAAVVSAVADRRPQRIVTHAATRDAAELVGRDLTEHGYRVECALLQSVELDTRAWTETERSVAFLLSGVLPDRNP, encoded by the coding sequence ATGGCCGACCGGGTCACGGTGATCGGCTGGGACGGCTCGCCGCTGACCGGCGCGGCACGCGCCGCCCTCGGCGCCGCCACGCTCGTGGCGGGCGCGGCCCACCACCTGGCGCTGCCCGAGGTGCCGCCCACCGCCGAACGCATCCGCCTGGGCAGCGTCGCGCTCGCCGCCCGCCGGATCGCCGCCCACCGCGGCACCGCGGTCGTGTTCGCCGACGGCGACCCCGGCTTCTTCGGCGTCGTACGCACCCTGCGCGCCCCGGAGTTCGGCCTGGAGGTCGAGGTCGTCCCCGCCGTCTCCTCCGTGGCCGCCGCCTTCGCCCGCGCCGGCATGCCCTGGGACGACGCCCAGGTGGTCGTCGCCCACCCGCGCACCCTGCGCCGGGCCGTGAACGTCTGCCGCGCCCACACCAAGGTCGCCGTCCTCACCGCCCCGGGCGCCGGACCCGCCGAGCTCGGGCTCCTGCTGGAGGGCGTCCACCGGACCTTCGTCATCTGCGAGGAACTGGGCACCGAACGCGAACAGGTCACCGTCGTCACTTCCGAGAACGCGGCCGACCACAGCTGGCGCGACCCCAACGTCGTCATCGTCATCGGCGGCCCGGCCGGTGCGGGGGAGAGCGGCGGCTGGATCGCCGGCCGCGACCCGGGCGCCGGACCGCGCGGCTGGGTCCAGCCCGACGAGACCTACGGCGACGGGCCCGGCGGGCTCGGCGAGGGCGAGCGGGAACTGCTGCGCGCCGCGCAACTCGCCCGTCTCGGCCCCCGGGTCGGCGACCTCGTCTGGGACATCGGCTGCGGTTCCGGAGCGTTCGCCGCCGAGGCCGCGCGCGCCGGCGCGGCCGTCATCGCCGTCGACCGGGACCCGCGGGCCTGCGCCCGGACCGACACGGCCGCGCGCCGGTACGGCGTCCAGCTCCAAGTCGTCCAGGGCACCGCCCCGCACGTCCTGGAGAACCTGCCCGAGCCGGACGTCGTCCGGGTCGGCGGCGGGGGAGCGGCCGTCGTCTCCGCGGTCGCCGACCGGCGCCCGCAGCGCATCGTGACGCATGCCGCGACCCGTGACGCGGCCGAACTCGTCGGGCGCGATCTGACCGAGCACGGATACCGGGTCGAGTGCGCGCTGCTGCAGTCCGTCGAACTCGACACCCGGGCCTGGACCGAGACCGAGCGGAGCGTCGCGTTCCTGCTCAGCGGCGTACTCCCGGATCGCAACCCGTGA